One Clavelina lepadiformis chromosome 1, kaClaLepa1.1, whole genome shotgun sequence genomic region harbors:
- the LOC143453121 gene encoding protein O-mannosyl-transferase TMTC1-like isoform X4: MIHSSFDNDPKVYHGVNIFLHAFASYLLMKVCWSLVFDDDGFLCSLLVGLLFSLHPIHTEAVCGVVGCAELLCAVFYLLALLVYPIESNQYGQGEIITYDKKSATSCNTEAKVERNLNVKASGFSSNNPSLRYRVKRKHDTSMATIEEKYNNESQLRKETKKNHHFPSAATFRMGLSLILVLLAMLSKESGITVLAVLMTIEILTGISRCQHQERKKFWNRPNNRILGKCIVLLFWGILLVLARFWIMDWTRPIFAKPDNPTSVLKNKLTRAMTYSYLVWINMKLLIYPVNLCYDYSYGTIPPIVSISDDRNLLSLCLFLVVLGTIVHLSNNLFRNKETFSKAGAMGYAMMIFPFIPASNLFFPVGFVVAERVLYLPSAGFVIFMVHFWHKGLNKFPTKKMWLYLLTFCVLAAYFCLTLRRTNDWTSKENFLRSGLAAAPNNAKIRYNWANFLRENNRLDEAIREYQKTIELYPEYVSAIHNLATILEDDQQTMEEAEKLYALAIRIQPFHENSYRNLANLFVKQNKFDHATKVLLRAIQVIPGEVTHAVGLARIFVTRKQYKQAEKIFQHLLSRPCLTGTKTQTCTYEYQMALNDYAELLSKNGDIKTSKKLLGRNMEINSTNAATLVKMSNILMSEGDTYAATQLMLRAIAIDPNQSNNAWQQAADLLQRKRYEDSERLYIAVIETKPDNLEVQGQFGALLWEKGKRQEAEEFLLNVTFRDLSCEAEAPWRNLAAIQGRERRHKEAIEVLQTCFKRQKKTSQKMPHSKQSVLLCTLAKHQRDRSKQIHAAGKHTTAQTMWKKAIQNLQEAMKLDEKNIEAKQILKQMAQA; this comes from the exons ATGATACATTCGAGTTTTGATAACGACCCCAAAGTGTATCATGGTGTTAATATCTTCTTACATGCATTCGCGTCTTACCTACTGATGAAAGTTTGTTGGAGTCTCGTATTTGATGACGATGGTTTTCTTTGTTCTCTTCTGGTCGGATTATTGTTCTCGCTGCATCCCATTCATACGGAAGCG GTTTGTGGAGTTGTAGGTTGTGCGGAATTGCTATGCGcggtattttatttgttggcGCTTCTTGTTTACCCCATTGAATCAAATCAATATGGACAAGGTGAAATCATCACATACGATAAAAAAAGCGCAACGTCTTGCAACACGGAAGCAAAAGTGGAAAGAAACCTAAACGTGAAAGCAAGCG GTTTTTCTTCAAACAATCCAAGCCTTCGTTATCGAGTAAAACGTAAACATGACACTAGTATGGCCACCATTGAGGAAAAATACAATAACGAAAGCCAATTGAgaaaagaaacgaaaaagaatcATCATTTCCCGTCTGCTGCTACGTTTAGAATGGGCCTCTCTTTAATTCTTGTGCTCCTGGCAATGCTAAGTAAAGAATCAG GAATAACCGTGTTGGCAGTGTTGATGACGATCGAAATTCTGACAGGAATTTCCCGATGTCAGCATCAAGAAagaaagaagttttggaatcgGCCAAACAATCGTATTCTTGGCAAATGTATTGTACTTCTTTTTTGG GGCATCCTACTTGTCTTGGCCCGATTTTGGATTATGGATTGGACTCGTCCTATATTTGCAAAGCCAGACAATCCTACATCTGTGCTTAAAAATAAGTTGACAAG GGCCATGACATATAGCTACCTTGTTTGGATCAACATGAAGTTGCTTATTTACCCTGTCAACCTATGCTACGATTATTCATACGGAACCATACCACCTATTGTGTCCATCTCGGATGACAGAAATCTTCTTTCTCTATGCCTTTTCCTGGTCGTTTTGGGGACCATTGTACACTTATCGAATAATCTGTTTAGAAATAAG GAAACTTTTAGCAAGGCAGGTGCGATGGGTTACGCCATGATGATATTCCCATTTATTCCGGCTTCTAACCTGTTCTTTCCTGTTGGATTTGTGGTGGCCGAGAGAGTACTTTATTTGCCTAGCGCAGgctttgtaatttttatggtgCATTTCTGGCACAAAG GATTGAATAAGTTTCCCACGAAAAAGATGTGGTTATATCTATTAACCTTCTGTGTTTTGGCGGCATATTTCTGCTTGACATTGAGAAGAACTAACGACTGGACAAGCAAGGAAAACTTTTTGAG ATCTGGGTTAGCTGCAGCTCCAAACAACGCAAAGATTCGATACAATTGGGCCAACTTTTTGAGAGAAAACAATCGCTTGGACGAAGCTATTCGGGaatatcaaaaaacaattgaGCTATATCCTGAATACGtcagtgcaattcacaatctTGCTACAATATTAGAAGACGACCAACAAACAATG GAAGAAGCAGAAAAGCTGTACGCGTTGGCCATCCGAATACAACCATTCCACGAAAATTCGTACAGGAATTTGGCCAATCTTTTTGT aaaacaaaataaattcgaTCACGCTACCAAAGTTTTACTTCGAGCGATCCAAGTTATTCCAGGAGAAGTGACGCATGCGGTAGGACTGGCTCGTATTTTCGTCACACGCAAGCAGTACAAGCAAGCAGAAAAGATTTTTCAGCATTTACTTAGTCGACCTTGCCTGACTGGAACTAAAACTCAAACCTGCACATACGAATACCAGATGGCTTTGAATGACTACGCAGAACTTTTATCAAAGAATG GTGACATCAAAACCAGTAAAAAGCTCCTTGGAAGAAACATGGAAATCAATTCGACCAATGCTGCAACTCTGGTTAAAATGTCGAACATTTTGATGAGCGAGGGAGATACATATGCAGCTACTCAATTAATGCTAAG AGCGATCGCAATTGATCCCAATCAATCAAACAACGCCTGGCAACAAGCTGCTGATCTACTGCAACGAAAACGATATGAAGATAGTGAACGCTTATACATAGCAGTGATTGAGACCAAACCTGATAACTTAGAAGTTCAGGGTCAATTT GGAGCTCTTCTCTGGGAAAAAGGAAAGCGCCAGGAGGCGGAAGAATTTCTTTTAAACGTAACATTTAGAGATCTTTCTTGCGAAGCAGAAGCACCCTGGCGCAATTTAGCTGCAATACAAGGGCGTGAGAGAAGACATAAAGAG GCCATTGAAGTCTTGCAGACATGTTTTAAACGTCAGAAGAAGACATCTCAAAAAATGCCTCATTCAAAGCAGTCAGTTCTTCTGTGCACTCTAGCAAAACACCAAAGAGATAGAAGTAAGCAAATCCATGCTGCTGGCAAGCACACAACTGCACAAACAATGTGGAAAAAAGCAATTCAG aATTTACAAGAAGCAATGAAGTTAGATGAAAAAAACATTGAGGCAAAACAGATTTTGAAGCAAATGGCGCAAGCTTGA